From one Catenuloplanes nepalensis genomic stretch:
- a CDS encoding NAD(P)H-dependent glycerol-3-phosphate dehydrogenase, giving the protein MRAAVLGAGSWGTAFAKVLADAGTDVTMWARREEVAASIRDRRINPDYFPETRLPDRITATARAGEAIAGADVVVLAVPSQTLRGNLADWVRHLGPDASLVSLMKGIELSTTKRMSEVIVEASGVAAERVVVVTGPNLAPEIMLEQPAATVVACTDLDRAKAVQKAVTAPYLRPYTNTDVIGCELGGAVKNVIALAYGVATAMGLGDNTKATLITRGLAETLRLGVALGADPLTFAGLAGLGDLVATCSSPFSRNRRFGEHLGRGETLEEAQASTRQTAEGVKSCLGIRDLARKHGVDMPITEQVERICHEGVSPKVAMLALMNRELQHEVR; this is encoded by the coding sequence ATGCGGGCAGCCGTGCTGGGCGCCGGTTCCTGGGGGACCGCGTTCGCGAAAGTGCTGGCGGACGCCGGTACGGACGTGACGATGTGGGCGCGCCGGGAGGAGGTGGCCGCCTCGATCAGGGACCGGCGGATCAACCCGGACTACTTCCCGGAGACGCGGCTGCCGGACCGGATCACCGCCACCGCGCGGGCGGGGGAGGCGATCGCCGGCGCGGACGTGGTGGTGCTCGCGGTGCCGTCGCAGACGCTGCGCGGCAACCTCGCGGACTGGGTGCGGCACCTCGGGCCGGACGCGTCGCTGGTGTCCCTGATGAAGGGCATCGAGCTGAGCACCACGAAGCGGATGAGCGAGGTCATCGTGGAGGCCTCCGGCGTGGCCGCGGAGCGCGTGGTCGTGGTCACCGGGCCTAACCTGGCGCCGGAGATCATGCTGGAGCAGCCCGCCGCCACCGTCGTGGCCTGCACCGACCTGGACCGGGCGAAGGCGGTGCAGAAGGCGGTCACCGCGCCCTACCTGCGGCCGTACACGAACACCGACGTGATCGGCTGCGAGCTGGGCGGCGCGGTGAAGAACGTGATCGCGCTCGCCTACGGCGTGGCCACCGCGATGGGCCTCGGTGACAACACGAAGGCGACGCTGATCACCCGCGGCCTGGCCGAGACGCTGCGGCTCGGCGTGGCGCTCGGCGCGGACCCGCTGACGTTCGCGGGCCTGGCCGGCCTCGGCGACCTGGTCGCCACCTGCTCGTCGCCGTTCTCCCGGAACCGCAGGTTCGGTGAGCACCTGGGCCGCGGCGAGACGCTGGAGGAGGCACAGGCCTCGACCCGGCAGACCGCCGAGGGCGTGAAGAGCTGCCTGGGCATCCGCGACCTGGCCCGCAAGCACGGCGTGGACATGCCGATCACCGAGCAGGTGGAGCGGATCTGTCACGAGGGGGTCTCGCCGAAGGTGGCGATGCTCGCACTGATGAACCGCGAGCTGCAGCACGAGGTCCGCTAG
- the cofC gene encoding 2-phospho-L-lactate guanylyltransferase has protein sequence MQRWSVVIPVKPVSVGKSRLRGAVPAAAHERLALALARDTVTAVLACPEVDDVLVVTDDPVVAGVVTTLGGRVAPDTPAAGLNPAIRFGESGLSARSWRAALTADLPALRPEELSAALRAATEPPARRRFAADAPGVGTVLLTAPPGVPLDPRFGGPSAAAHAASGAVALGGDWPSLRRDVDTGADLDAAHRLGVGTHTSALVPAPCGPRSTPC, from the coding sequence GTGCAGAGGTGGTCCGTGGTCATCCCGGTCAAGCCGGTGTCGGTGGGCAAGAGCCGGCTGCGCGGCGCGGTCCCGGCGGCGGCGCACGAGCGGCTGGCGCTGGCGCTCGCCCGGGACACCGTGACCGCGGTGCTGGCCTGCCCGGAGGTGGACGACGTGCTCGTGGTCACGGACGATCCGGTGGTGGCCGGCGTGGTGACCACGCTCGGCGGCCGGGTGGCGCCGGACACACCGGCGGCCGGCCTCAACCCCGCCATCCGGTTCGGGGAGAGCGGCCTCTCCGCCCGGTCGTGGCGCGCCGCGCTCACCGCGGACCTGCCCGCGCTGCGTCCGGAGGAACTGTCCGCGGCGCTGCGCGCGGCCACGGAACCGCCCGCCCGGCGCCGGTTCGCCGCGGACGCGCCCGGCGTCGGCACCGTGCTGCTCACCGCGCCGCCCGGCGTGCCGCTGGACCCGCGTTTCGGTGGTCCGTCCGCGGCCGCGCACGCCGCGTCCGGCGCGGTGGCGCTGGGCGGCGACTGGCCGAGCCTGCGCCGCGACGTGGACACCGGAGCCGATCTGGACGCGGCGCATCGGCTCGGCGTCGGGACGCACACCAGCGCGCTTGTCCCGGCGCCGTGCGGTCCGAGATCGACTCCCTGCTGA
- a CDS encoding cold-shock protein produces the protein MQGTVARFDEETHHGTVLLDDGSEVAFGADAFAASGLRLLRLGQRMTIGRDDRGEVISITFPGLI, from the coding sequence ATGCAGGGGACCGTTGCGCGTTTCGACGAGGAGACCCATCACGGCACGGTGCTGCTGGACGACGGGAGCGAGGTGGCCTTCGGCGCGGACGCCTTCGCCGCGTCGGGGCTGCGGCTGCTGCGGCTCGGCCAGCGGATGACCATCGGTCGCGACGATCGGGGCGAGGTAATCTCGATCACCTTTCCCGGCCTGATCTGA